Part of the Juglans regia cultivar Chandler chromosome 14, Walnut 2.0, whole genome shotgun sequence genome, GTGGAGCCTTTGTTCTCTAGTCTCCTGAGAATTATCATTACTTATTGCCGCCGGTTTTGTTAGCATATTGTGTATTTGGACTTGTAGGGCTTTCCTATGACACCAATGAAGCCGTTCTAAAGGATGCTTTTGGACAACATGGTGAGATAATTGAAGGTAATATAGTTGGATCTTAAAGGTTGTATATTATCTTTTTAGGTCTAAACGAACTCAGACTTCCTGAAGGAAATTTAGCTGTCATATTTAGCAGCTAAAGTTATATGTGATCACGTGAGTGGGAGATCAAAAGGATATGGGTTTGTGCGGTTCACTTCTGAAACTGCAGCCACCACAGCTCTAAATGAAATGGATGGTCAGGTAAATCCTTCCCCCAAATCAcgatattattcattttattgtCTTACAATTAgccaaaattgaaaataatgtaATTGGTGAAAGCTGTGTTTTATGATCCTCTTCAGTCATTAGATGGCAGAAATATTCGAGTGCACTATGCACACCGGGGATGAATGCATAAATTTCAGGTACTACTTTGTTATATTCTTCAGTTTATTTAGTTcacttttacctataaaaaaaaagttcactTTCATCCATAAAGGAATTTGGTGTTAGGACTAAGTTGTGTGTGCTTGGGCACTCTACTTAATCAGTTCCTCCAATATTTCTTGCCACAGGCATTCACTTGATGAAGTTGTAAACAATGGTACCTGAAGAATAGGTCATCTTTTATGCCTTTGAATTGGAAAAATTGAGTCAAAGGTTACTGTTTCTTTCTAAATATCAATCAGCTCTCATTATTTGTTTTGCCACTTCTCACCATCTCATGTTTTTAAAGTTTCACTTCTCAACATCTCATCTAGGAGTCACACCTGTCAGAAAATGTGATTCACCTACTCAATGTTGTATTTCATTCTAATTgaagtatgatttttttttttgcctagcTCCAAGAGTCGGCCACACTTCTATGGCCATTTTTTTTAACGTTATTAGGGTGAGATCTTGGGAGTTAATGATGTATCATGTTCTTCACATATTTCCGCACCTGCCATGCATTATGTGTTCACCTTGGTGATAATGTTTGATGTAAGAGAATCTTATCATTGTTGTCGTCATTTTTGTTGGCTCTGGTCGTTGGAAAGGAGATAGGAGCGTATTATCGTAAATGTCATTTAGTTTGCCTTATGCGTGTATCTATATGTAGGTAAGCAGTTAGCATCCCGCCATCTCATGGTTGCATCTCCAAGGCTCGATCTGTGTCAACAGGAAATGATAAACCGGATGCTATTAAAGGTTGTGTTGATAGATTTTTCAATGTTGCATGCTGTTGAGTCCTCAGCATGTTACAAAGTCTTGACCAAGCTGTTTCCAAAAGGCAGTATACTTTCAGAAAAAAAGGATgatgattttctttcatttcttgaggATTGTATAGTTGGGTCAAGTTCCCTGTTCCCCCTGTTTCCCGTCCCTTTTCTAATAATTCCTAAAGATTGCATCGGAAACAATTTTTGAAAGAGTATCCAACTCAAgggatgaattaaaaaaaaattagtagaaagaaaggaaagggcaaaacaactttttatcaGAAAGTTAGAAAGGGTTCGGACATCAAGCAGGAATGATTTGGAAGTTGCAGAATGATTTATTATAGTAGTTTTTTCCCCTCTAAAGTACAAATCCAAATTCTTTTTTAGGTGAGGGTTTGAGCGAAGCTCAAGGTTTCTTTGGGGCTTTAAGATTATAGAAGTACTGCATGCTTTTCCGAGGTTAAGCATTTTCCATTTCTACCATATTTATTGTAGAGTCACTTTTTGCTTATTTGAGCAGGGAGAGTGGAGGTGCAGGCAATTAGAGTGGTGTTAGGAGCAAGTGGGTCTATATGTAGTTAACTGATGTATTCCTTCTGAAATTAAGCGAGATTTTTGTTATGATCATTTATTTGTTAAGCATatgaattttattgttttaatatagTTGGAGGCTTATGGATGTGCTTATATGTTTAGATCCAgttgtttatgtttattttcttttgaaatccaTTCTTGAAATTCGGATGAATTATTTGGGATCTTCCCTCCATTTCTAGATTGAGTTCTTGAAACTATTTCTGTTTACAAGCTAAGTAAGGCAAAtacaaaagattttattttattttttataaatacaaatatctaaataataaataaaaaaaagcctAAGTAGTTAGGTGTAAGTTATATGTTGATGAGTCGATGACTGATTGAGTTATTTTACAGTGAGTTAtcaatttaagtatgataatttatttgataattcATGAAGTTGTAGGGAAGGGAGGGAGATgagagaaattttttatttataaagaaattttacgaaaataatcttacaaactaatgtgatttataataagttaaaattattgtaaagtaaatatgAAGTTTTAATACAATCCATTAAATCAAGTAGTATGACCggtattaataaaatctaagatgacagttaaatttaattttatatttttctc contains:
- the LOC108999661 gene encoding glycine-rich RNA-binding protein 2, mitochondrial-like isoform X1 is translated as MQCARDGVRFSRTFPLARWLCAPRHSSTNLFVGGLSYDTNEAVLKDAFGQHGEIIEAKVICDHVSGRSKGYGFVRFTSETAATTALNEMDGQSLDGRNIRVHYAHRG
- the LOC108999661 gene encoding glycine-rich RNA-binding protein 2, mitochondrial-like isoform X2, with amino-acid sequence MGHSVYIEDGICNGLSYDTNEAVLKDAFGQHGEIIEAKVICDHVSGRSKGYGFVRFTSETAATTALNEMDGQSLDGRNIRVHYAHRG